The Bacteroidota bacterium genome contains the following window.
ACCTATTTTTGTAATATGAAATCTATATTTATAATAGCAATTGCACTGTTTTTTATACAATGCAATAAAGCAAATAAACAATCTGCTGCCGATGACAAAATCATCAAAGATTATATAACAAAAAACAATATAGCAGCTACTAAAACGGCTGATGGTTTATATTATATTATCACGGCTCCCACCAGCGGTGTGCATGCCAAAGCCGGGGATGTGGCTTCGGTTTATTATACAGGGAAATTAATGAACGAATCCGTGTTT
Protein-coding sequences here:
- a CDS encoding FKBP-type peptidyl-prolyl cis-trans isomerase, coding for MKSIFIIAIALFFIQCNKANKQSAADDKIIKDYITKNNIAATKTADGLYYIITAPTSGVHAKAGDVASVYYTGKLMNESVFDKNTNSSSPFNFVIGAAQVISGWDEGIALLKKGEKARLFIPSALGYGSSGQGSIPPNAVLQFDVDLVDLN